A single Carettochelys insculpta isolate YL-2023 chromosome 2, ASM3395843v1, whole genome shotgun sequence DNA region contains:
- the SLA gene encoding src-like-adapter isoform X1 gives MKIKKAMGNTMKTTRASAEINMPPETDQESNILAVLCDYPSPDISQPIFHIGEKLRVIADEGGWWRVHSLTTGRENYIPGKCVAKVYHGWLFEGLGREKAEELLQLPDTKVGSFMIRESETRKGFYSLSVRHRQVKHYRISRLPNNWYYISPRQTFQCLEDLVNHYSEVPDGLCCVLTTPCLTQCTDNNAVRNQEPPVVMRNKNFNWKNIRRLQISNEEPENMQAMDDSCLSYGLRESIASYISLAGEDNSSFLSTRKKKSQSLIYTGSKRKSTIHLPDSCYED, from the exons ATGAAAATAAAGAAAGCAATGGGAAATACTATGAAAACAACAAGAGCCTCAGCAGAAATAAATATGCCACCTGAAACTG ATCAGGAGAGCAACATCCTTGCTGTCCTCTGTGATTATCCCTCCCCGGATATCAGCCAGCCAATATTTCACATAGGAGAGAAACTACGCGTGATAGCAGA TGAAGGAGGCTGGTGGAGAGTCCATTCCCTCACTACAGGTCGAGAGAACTATATTCCAGGAAAATGCGTAGCAAAAGTTTATCATGG TTGGTTATTTGAAGGCCTGGGAAGAGAAAAAGCAGAAGAACTTCTACAGCTTCCTGATACCAAAGTTGGCTCCTTCATGATTAGAGAGAGTGAAACTAGGAAAG GATTCTATTCATTGTCAGTCCGGCATAGGCAAGTGAAACATTACAGGATCTCTCGCTTGCCAAATAACTGGTATTACATCTCTCCACGGCAAACCTTTCAGTGCCTTGAGGACCTTGTGAATCACTATTCAG AGGTACCTGATGGTCTGTGCTGTGTACTTACAACACCCTGTCTCACTCAGTGCACTGACAACAATGCTGTGAGGAACCAAGAACCGCCAGTAGTCATGAGGAACAAAAACTTCAACTGGAAGAACATTCGCAG gctgcagATAAGTAATGAAGAACCTGAAAACATGCAGGCCATGGACGATTCCTGCCTCAGCTATGGCCTCAGGGAAAGTATTGCCTCTTACATCTCCCTAGCAGGGGAAGATAACTCTTCTTTTCTGAgtaccagaaagaaaaaaagccagtCTCTCATATACACTGGAAGCAAGCGCAAGAGTACCATCCATTTGCCAGATTCATGTTATGAAGATTGA
- the SLA gene encoding src-like-adapter isoform X2, with product MKIKKAMGNTMKTTRASAEINMPPETDQESNILAVLCDYPSPDISQPIFHIGEKLRVIADEGGWWRVHSLTTGRENYIPGKCVAKVYHGWLFEGLGREKAEELLQLPDTKVGSFMIRESETRKEVPDGLCCVLTTPCLTQCTDNNAVRNQEPPVVMRNKNFNWKNIRRLQISNEEPENMQAMDDSCLSYGLRESIASYISLAGEDNSSFLSTRKKKSQSLIYTGSKRKSTIHLPDSCYED from the exons ATGAAAATAAAGAAAGCAATGGGAAATACTATGAAAACAACAAGAGCCTCAGCAGAAATAAATATGCCACCTGAAACTG ATCAGGAGAGCAACATCCTTGCTGTCCTCTGTGATTATCCCTCCCCGGATATCAGCCAGCCAATATTTCACATAGGAGAGAAACTACGCGTGATAGCAGA TGAAGGAGGCTGGTGGAGAGTCCATTCCCTCACTACAGGTCGAGAGAACTATATTCCAGGAAAATGCGTAGCAAAAGTTTATCATGG TTGGTTATTTGAAGGCCTGGGAAGAGAAAAAGCAGAAGAACTTCTACAGCTTCCTGATACCAAAGTTGGCTCCTTCATGATTAGAGAGAGTGAAACTAGGAAAG AGGTACCTGATGGTCTGTGCTGTGTACTTACAACACCCTGTCTCACTCAGTGCACTGACAACAATGCTGTGAGGAACCAAGAACCGCCAGTAGTCATGAGGAACAAAAACTTCAACTGGAAGAACATTCGCAG gctgcagATAAGTAATGAAGAACCTGAAAACATGCAGGCCATGGACGATTCCTGCCTCAGCTATGGCCTCAGGGAAAGTATTGCCTCTTACATCTCCCTAGCAGGGGAAGATAACTCTTCTTTTCTGAgtaccagaaagaaaaaaagccagtCTCTCATATACACTGGAAGCAAGCGCAAGAGTACCATCCATTTGCCAGATTCATGTTATGAAGATTGA